The Prionailurus bengalensis isolate Pbe53 chromosome E2, Fcat_Pben_1.1_paternal_pri, whole genome shotgun sequence region GCGAGGTCGCCGTCGCCGCCTCCGCCTGGCACCCGCCGACAGGCCGCCCGGTGGAACGCGGGCCCAGATGGAACGCCAGGGGACCCGGAGGAGGGGCTCTGGTCGCCCGGGACGAGGCAGGCTGCGGGGTTTGGAGAAGTAAAGTAGgtcggggggggcggggaggtgaaCGGGGTTGAAGGGGAGaggagcgcgcgcgcgcgctcccGGCGGCCGGGCGGAGGTGCGCGAAGGCGGAGGACTGGGGCGCATGCGCACGtctgggcggggccggggcgcgcACGCAAGGCCAGGCGGAGCCTGCGTGGGGCACGTACTCCCggcctggggaggaaggcagacccGGTTCTTTCCTCCCGGCCCAGGAGGCAAGTCTTGAGAGAAAACCGGACACATGGCCTTTTGCACACTCgcaggcacgcacacacagacgCAGCAGCTCCCCGGCTACCCACTTCGTGCAGCAAAACAAACACTTCCCTCTAGACACACGCCTTGTAATGATAAGTTTTATTAGACTTAGGAGGGCAAGATAATCAATAGtccctcaaattaaaaaacaaaaaacaaaaaaaaaaacagtacaaaaggTACATACAAAACGTGAGATCAGACGACTAAACTTTCTCGACTCAGGGCCAAGTTctgcaagggagaaaaaaagagggtgtGAGCTGGGGACTCTGGAGGAAAGTCCAGGAAGGGTCTTAAAGCCAGGGAGGGCTGTTCACTCACCTTCTTAAGCCTCCTCTCCCTTGAAGCCTGGGAGTCGGTCTCAGAGTAAGGGGGAGGCGCTGGAGGGTAGTAggcctcctcatcttcctccctgTAAGGTCTCCTCCTCTCAGCTGGCCCCTTTTTCCTCAAGGCCTCTTCCAATAGCCTTCCATCATATTGGGGGTCCCCAGACCTGGAGCTATCTTCCCGAGGGTCCCGGGAGCGGTGGTAGCGGGACCTAGGGTCAGCATAAGGGCGGTCTCTAGACCTGAAGTCATCATAGTGGGGATCCCGGGAGTGTGGAAATTCCCTTGGGTCATCTTGGTCATAGAGATCATCCCGGCTTCGGCTTCTGGGAGGTCCATACGCTTGGCCTCTCCTCCCCCTACTTGGGGGAGACCTCCTCCCAGATTCAGCAGAGCTTGGCCGGGTAAGGTCATCCAGAGCATCCACAGATCGTGCACGGGGCCGCCCGGCCCCCCAGCCACTCCCTGGCCGCTCTGTGGGGGCCTCTTGCTCCCACCGCCTGGGACTCTGAGGGGAGTGGTGACTCCATTCTTCATCTCGGATTGGGGTAAGGGCAGGACCCCGGGATGGCCGGGATCTCCAGTCGTCCTCATGGAGGGAGGTGACTTCACTCATGGCTgtagggaaggggaggtgggggtgtgtCACTGACTGCTGGGAGGTCAGGAACTCCAGGGCCCAGCAGCGTCACCCACTTGGCTCATACACTTTCTAGAAGACCCTAAACTTCTCATCTTTTTAAGTATTGACATGCAGGGTCCCGTACACTTCtcgctgtggctgtggctgtggcagggaaggagggactgTGCCCAGGATTTGCCACAAGCATACACAGGGCAGGTGTCAGGGAGACTTggttctccctccccactcaggaACCCCTCAAACCCCAAGGCTCCCACTCACCCCGCTCTACGCGGCCATTGGGGGCACCAGGTCGAGACGGGTCAAAGTTGGCCAGCTCTTTTTCCATGTAGTACAGGACCCTCATGGAGTCGTCCTGCTGGCTGGCCTGAATTCTGTAGCCACTGCGGACTTCTAAGGGCAGGAGATGGAGGTGATCAGTTTAGAAGAGCAGATGTAGACCCAGCTCCCTCCCCTAAAGGCATGTCCGATCTTTTAACAGTTGGTTCTTACCAGAGGTCACACTGCTGTCTGTGTCACGAAGCAGGGGTACCTGGGAGCTGTGGCCACCAACTGAGGGAGATGACTGTCAGTGGCTGTCTACCTGGAGCAACCCATacccagcctcctctcccctgcctccaatCCCCTCTTTCTTCCAGCCCCAGACCCCTTAGGACCCAAATGTCCAGCCTACCCCTTGCCCTGGCTCCCCCAGGCCTCACCTGAGCTATTCCT contains the following coding sequences:
- the LSR gene encoding lipolysis-stimulated lipoprotein receptor isoform X2, with translation MAPVARGLSWGMGPHLAFRGWGAVVFVWLFLSTLGTAPASAIQVTVSDPYHVVILFQPVTLPCTYQATTTPTAPIVIWKYKSFCRDRIADAFSPASVDNQLNAQLAAGNPGYNPYVECQDSMRTVRVVATKQGNAVTLGDYYQGRRITITGNADLTFDQTGWGDSGVYYCSVVSAQDLQGNNEAYAELIVLDWLFVVVVCLAAFLVFLLLGICWCQCCPHTCCCYVRCPCCPEKCCCPEALYAAGKAATSGVPSIYAPSTYAHLSPAKTPPPPAMIPMGPIYNGYPGDFDRNSSVGGHSSQVPLLRDTDSSVTSEVRSGYRIQASQQDDSMRVLYYMEKELANFDPSRPGAPNGRVERAMSEVTSLHEDDWRSRPSRGPALTPIRDEEWSHHSPQSPRRWEQEAPTERPGSGWGAGRPRARSVDALDDLTRPSSAESGRRSPPSRGRRGQAYGPPRSRSRDDLYDQDDPREFPHSRDPHYDDFRSRDRPYADPRSRYHRSRDPREDSSRSGDPQYDGRLLEEALRKKGPAERRRPYREEDEEAYYPPAPPPYSETDSQASRERRLKKNLALSRESLVV